A region from the Lolium perenne isolate Kyuss_39 chromosome 4, Kyuss_2.0, whole genome shotgun sequence genome encodes:
- the LOC127295286 gene encoding LRR receptor kinase SERK2 isoform X5, translating to MKLVAFGLVLLGCLQSLAAPDRQVIALHEIRMMLTDSRGVLKDWNDNQVSPCYLANVRCDQHGDVIGITLSSSGLSGVLSPSIATIKTLQQLLLDGNSITGGIPQELGNLSNLMTLKLGRNKLNGSIPESVGLLSELQNLDLSHNLLIGNIPSSLSNLPSLNNINLAYNSLSGEIPEQLLQVSQYNFSSYTGNHLNCDQHLTSCAGGTNKTATGGSRNSTLKVIIGSIGGAVTLIVFVVLFLLWWQRMRHHPEIYIDVAGQHDHSLEFGQIKRFSWRELQIATNNFSELSVLGKGGFGKVYIGVLPGPDSKKVAVKRLFEVESPEGEMAFLREVELISIAVHKNILRLIGFCTTPTERLLVYPFMENLSVASRLRDIELNEQTLDWPTRMRIALGAARGLEYLHEHCNPKIIHRDVKAANVLLDGKFEAVIGDFGLAKMMDIGRNTVTTGVRGTMGHIAPEYFKTGRPSVKTDIFGYGVMLLEIVTGEIDDARRAIGRNHRPQYRLCI from the exons ATGAAGTTAGTAGCTTTCGGATTAGTTTTATTGGGGTGCCTCCAATCTTTGGCAGCTCCTGACCGCCAAG TCATAGCACTGCATGAAATAAGGATGATGCTCACCGACAGCCGCGGTGTTTTGAAAGACTGGAATGATAATCAAGTTAGTCCCTGCTACCTTGCTAATGTTAGATGTGATCAACACGGCGACGTTATTGGAAT AACTTTGAGCTCGTCAGGATTAAGTGGAGTCTTGTCACCCAGCATTGCAACGATAAAAACTTTACAGCAGCT GTTATTGGACGGTAACAGCATAACAGGAGGAATTCCACAAGAGTTAGGGAACCTATCAAATTTAATGACTCTGAAACTTGGAAGAAATAAATTAAATGGCTCGATACCTGAATCTGTTGGCCTTCTTTCAGAACTCCAAAATCT GGATCTAAGCCACAATTTGTTGATTGGCAACATTCCGAGCTCCTTGTCAAATCTTCCATCGTTGAACAATAT CAATCTTGCATATAACAGTCTTAGCGGCGAAATACCAGAACAGCTACTTCAGGTGTCCCAATATAA TTTTTCCAGCTATACAGGCAATCATTTGAATTGTGACCAGCACTTAACTTCATGTGCGGGAGGCACTAATAAGACAG CAACAGGTGGATCAAGGAACTCCACACTCAAGGTGATTATTGGAAGCATTGGTGGAGCAGTCACACTGATTGTGTTTGTAGTTCTATTTCTGCTATGGTGGCAAAGAATGCGCCACCATCCTGAAATCTACATTGATGTTGCAG GTCAGCATGACCACAGCCTAGAGTTTGGGCAGATAAAGCGTTTCTCGTGGCGAGAACTCCAGATTGCAACCAATAATTTCAGTGAGCTAAGTGTTCTTGGCAAGGGCGGTTTCGGTAAAGTGTACATAGGAGTGCTTCCAGGTCCAGACAGTAAGAAAGTTGCAGTCAAACGACTGTTTGAAGTGGAAAGCCCCGAAGGTGAAATGGCTTTCCTCAGAGAAGTGGAATTGATAAGCATTGCTGTGCATAAGAACATATTAAGATTAATAGGGTTCTGCACAACGCCGACCGAGCGGCTCTTGGTATACCCTTTCATGGAGAACCTGAGTGTTGCTTCCCGTTTAAGAG ATATAGAACTTAATGAACAAACATTAGATTGGCCAACAAGAATGAGAATCGCACTTGGTGCTGCCCGTGGTTTGGAATATCTTCATGAGCACTGCAATCCCAAAATCATCCACCGTGATGTCAAGGCCGCCAATGTCCTACTTGACGGGAAGTTTGAAGCAGTCATAGGAGACTTTGGGCTGGCGAAGATGATGGACATAGGGAGAAACACAGTGACAACAGGGGTCCGCGGGACAATGGGCCACATAGCTCCTGAGTACTTTAAGACGGGAAGGCCATCAGTGAAGACAGACATATTTGGATATGGTGTCATGTTATTAGAGATTGTGACAG GTGAAATTGATGATGCAAGAAGGGcgattggaagaaatcatagaccaCAATATAGACTGTGCATATGA
- the LOC127295286 gene encoding LRR receptor kinase SERK2 isoform X4 — MKLVAFGLVLLGCLQSLAAPDRQVIALHEIRMMLTDSRGVLKDWNDNQVSPCYLANVRCDQHGDVIGITLSSSGLSGVLSPSIATIKTLQQLLLDGNSITGGIPQELGNLSNLMTLKLGRNKLNGSIPESVGLLSELQNLDLSHNLLIGNIPSSLSNLPSLNNINLAYNSLSGEIPEQLLQVSQYNYTGNHLNCDQHLTSCAGGTNKTGGSRNSTLKVIIGSIGGAVTLIVFVVLFLLWWQRMRHHPEIYIDVAGQHDHSLEFGQIKRFSWRELQIATNNFSELSVLGKGGFGKVYIGVLPGPDSKKVAVKRLFEVESPEGEMAFLREVELISIAVHKNILRLIGFCTTPTERLLVYPFMENLSVASRLRDIELNEQTLDWPTRMRIALGAARGLEYLHEHCNPKIIHRDVKAANVLLDGKFEAVIGDFGLAKMMDIGRNTVTTGVRGTMGHIAPEYFKTGRPSVKTDIFGYGVMLLEIVTGERAIFPHFMEGDGEVMLIDQVKLMMQEGRLEEIIDHNIDCAYDSQELVKIIQVALLCTHINPGQRPAMSEVVHMLEGNIVSKDRWEEWQRAELTRREQYENKQHHKLFSFSEESLNIHEAIELSGGR; from the exons ATGAAGTTAGTAGCTTTCGGATTAGTTTTATTGGGGTGCCTCCAATCTTTGGCAGCTCCTGACCGCCAAG TCATAGCACTGCATGAAATAAGGATGATGCTCACCGACAGCCGCGGTGTTTTGAAAGACTGGAATGATAATCAAGTTAGTCCCTGCTACCTTGCTAATGTTAGATGTGATCAACACGGCGACGTTATTGGAAT AACTTTGAGCTCGTCAGGATTAAGTGGAGTCTTGTCACCCAGCATTGCAACGATAAAAACTTTACAGCAGCT GTTATTGGACGGTAACAGCATAACAGGAGGAATTCCACAAGAGTTAGGGAACCTATCAAATTTAATGACTCTGAAACTTGGAAGAAATAAATTAAATGGCTCGATACCTGAATCTGTTGGCCTTCTTTCAGAACTCCAAAATCT GGATCTAAGCCACAATTTGTTGATTGGCAACATTCCGAGCTCCTTGTCAAATCTTCCATCGTTGAACAATAT CAATCTTGCATATAACAGTCTTAGCGGCGAAATACCAGAACAGCTACTTCAGGTGTCCCAATATAA CTATACAGGCAATCATTTGAATTGTGACCAGCACTTAACTTCATGTGCGGGAGGCACTAATAAGACAG GTGGATCAAGGAACTCCACACTCAAGGTGATTATTGGAAGCATTGGTGGAGCAGTCACACTGATTGTGTTTGTAGTTCTATTTCTGCTATGGTGGCAAAGAATGCGCCACCATCCTGAAATCTACATTGATGTTGCAG GTCAGCATGACCACAGCCTAGAGTTTGGGCAGATAAAGCGTTTCTCGTGGCGAGAACTCCAGATTGCAACCAATAATTTCAGTGAGCTAAGTGTTCTTGGCAAGGGCGGTTTCGGTAAAGTGTACATAGGAGTGCTTCCAGGTCCAGACAGTAAGAAAGTTGCAGTCAAACGACTGTTTGAAGTGGAAAGCCCCGAAGGTGAAATGGCTTTCCTCAGAGAAGTGGAATTGATAAGCATTGCTGTGCATAAGAACATATTAAGATTAATAGGGTTCTGCACAACGCCGACCGAGCGGCTCTTGGTATACCCTTTCATGGAGAACCTGAGTGTTGCTTCCCGTTTAAGAG ATATAGAACTTAATGAACAAACATTAGATTGGCCAACAAGAATGAGAATCGCACTTGGTGCTGCCCGTGGTTTGGAATATCTTCATGAGCACTGCAATCCCAAAATCATCCACCGTGATGTCAAGGCCGCCAATGTCCTACTTGACGGGAAGTTTGAAGCAGTCATAGGAGACTTTGGGCTGGCGAAGATGATGGACATAGGGAGAAACACAGTGACAACAGGGGTCCGCGGGACAATGGGCCACATAGCTCCTGAGTACTTTAAGACGGGAAGGCCATCAGTGAAGACAGACATATTTGGATATGGTGTCATGTTATTAGAGATTGTGACAGGTGAGCGTGCAATTTTCCCCCACTTCATGGAAGGGGATGGCGAGGTCATGCTCATTGATCAA GTGAAATTGATGATGCAAGAAGGGcgattggaagaaatcatagaccaCAATATAGACTGTGCATATGACTCTCAAGAGCTAGTAAAAATTATCCAAGTAGCACTCCTCTGCACCCACATTAACCCTGGTCAACGCCCTGCTATGTCGGAAGTTGTGCATATGCTGGAAGGAAATATTGTGTCGAAAGATCGGTGGGAGGAGTGGCAGCGAGCTGAGCTTACCCGCCGGGAGCAGTATGAGAATAAGCAGCACCACAAATTATTCAGCTTCAGTGAGGAATCACTTAACATCCATGAAGCCATTGAGCTATCTGGTGGCAGATGA
- the LOC127295286 gene encoding LRR receptor kinase SERK2 isoform X1 produces the protein MKLVAFGLVLLGCLQSLAAPDRQVIALHEIRMMLTDSRGVLKDWNDNQVSPCYLANVRCDQHGDVIGITLSSSGLSGVLSPSIATIKTLQQLLLDGNSITGGIPQELGNLSNLMTLKLGRNKLNGSIPESVGLLSELQNLDLSHNLLIGNIPSSLSNLPSLNNINLAYNSLSGEIPEQLLQVSQYNFSSYTGNHLNCDQHLTSCAGGTNKTATGGSRNSTLKVIIGSIGGAVTLIVFVVLFLLWWQRMRHHPEIYIDVAGQHDHSLEFGQIKRFSWRELQIATNNFSELSVLGKGGFGKVYIGVLPGPDSKKVAVKRLFEVESPEGEMAFLREVELISIAVHKNILRLIGFCTTPTERLLVYPFMENLSVASRLRDIELNEQTLDWPTRMRIALGAARGLEYLHEHCNPKIIHRDVKAANVLLDGKFEAVIGDFGLAKMMDIGRNTVTTGVRGTMGHIAPEYFKTGRPSVKTDIFGYGVMLLEIVTGERAIFPHFMEGDGEVMLIDQVKLMMQEGRLEEIIDHNIDCAYDSQELVKIIQVALLCTHINPGQRPAMSEVVHMLEGNIVSKDRWEEWQRAELTRREQYENKQHHKLFSFSEESLNIHEAIELSGGR, from the exons ATGAAGTTAGTAGCTTTCGGATTAGTTTTATTGGGGTGCCTCCAATCTTTGGCAGCTCCTGACCGCCAAG TCATAGCACTGCATGAAATAAGGATGATGCTCACCGACAGCCGCGGTGTTTTGAAAGACTGGAATGATAATCAAGTTAGTCCCTGCTACCTTGCTAATGTTAGATGTGATCAACACGGCGACGTTATTGGAAT AACTTTGAGCTCGTCAGGATTAAGTGGAGTCTTGTCACCCAGCATTGCAACGATAAAAACTTTACAGCAGCT GTTATTGGACGGTAACAGCATAACAGGAGGAATTCCACAAGAGTTAGGGAACCTATCAAATTTAATGACTCTGAAACTTGGAAGAAATAAATTAAATGGCTCGATACCTGAATCTGTTGGCCTTCTTTCAGAACTCCAAAATCT GGATCTAAGCCACAATTTGTTGATTGGCAACATTCCGAGCTCCTTGTCAAATCTTCCATCGTTGAACAATAT CAATCTTGCATATAACAGTCTTAGCGGCGAAATACCAGAACAGCTACTTCAGGTGTCCCAATATAA TTTTTCCAGCTATACAGGCAATCATTTGAATTGTGACCAGCACTTAACTTCATGTGCGGGAGGCACTAATAAGACAG CAACAGGTGGATCAAGGAACTCCACACTCAAGGTGATTATTGGAAGCATTGGTGGAGCAGTCACACTGATTGTGTTTGTAGTTCTATTTCTGCTATGGTGGCAAAGAATGCGCCACCATCCTGAAATCTACATTGATGTTGCAG GTCAGCATGACCACAGCCTAGAGTTTGGGCAGATAAAGCGTTTCTCGTGGCGAGAACTCCAGATTGCAACCAATAATTTCAGTGAGCTAAGTGTTCTTGGCAAGGGCGGTTTCGGTAAAGTGTACATAGGAGTGCTTCCAGGTCCAGACAGTAAGAAAGTTGCAGTCAAACGACTGTTTGAAGTGGAAAGCCCCGAAGGTGAAATGGCTTTCCTCAGAGAAGTGGAATTGATAAGCATTGCTGTGCATAAGAACATATTAAGATTAATAGGGTTCTGCACAACGCCGACCGAGCGGCTCTTGGTATACCCTTTCATGGAGAACCTGAGTGTTGCTTCCCGTTTAAGAG ATATAGAACTTAATGAACAAACATTAGATTGGCCAACAAGAATGAGAATCGCACTTGGTGCTGCCCGTGGTTTGGAATATCTTCATGAGCACTGCAATCCCAAAATCATCCACCGTGATGTCAAGGCCGCCAATGTCCTACTTGACGGGAAGTTTGAAGCAGTCATAGGAGACTTTGGGCTGGCGAAGATGATGGACATAGGGAGAAACACAGTGACAACAGGGGTCCGCGGGACAATGGGCCACATAGCTCCTGAGTACTTTAAGACGGGAAGGCCATCAGTGAAGACAGACATATTTGGATATGGTGTCATGTTATTAGAGATTGTGACAGGTGAGCGTGCAATTTTCCCCCACTTCATGGAAGGGGATGGCGAGGTCATGCTCATTGATCAA GTGAAATTGATGATGCAAGAAGGGcgattggaagaaatcatagaccaCAATATAGACTGTGCATATGACTCTCAAGAGCTAGTAAAAATTATCCAAGTAGCACTCCTCTGCACCCACATTAACCCTGGTCAACGCCCTGCTATGTCGGAAGTTGTGCATATGCTGGAAGGAAATATTGTGTCGAAAGATCGGTGGGAGGAGTGGCAGCGAGCTGAGCTTACCCGCCGGGAGCAGTATGAGAATAAGCAGCACCACAAATTATTCAGCTTCAGTGAGGAATCACTTAACATCCATGAAGCCATTGAGCTATCTGGTGGCAGATGA
- the LOC127295286 gene encoding LRR receptor kinase SERK2 isoform X3 translates to MKLVAFGLVLLGCLQSLAAPDRQVIALHEIRMMLTDSRGVLKDWNDNQVSPCYLANVRCDQHGDVIGITLSSSGLSGVLSPSIATIKTLQQLLLDGNSITGGIPQELGNLSNLMTLKLGRNKLNGSIPESVGLLSELQNLDLSHNLLIGNIPSSLSNLPSLNNINLAYNSLSGEIPEQLLQVSQYNYTGNHLNCDQHLTSCAGGTNKTATGGSRNSTLKVIIGSIGGAVTLIVFVVLFLLWWQRMRHHPEIYIDVAGQHDHSLEFGQIKRFSWRELQIATNNFSELSVLGKGGFGKVYIGVLPGPDSKKVAVKRLFEVESPEGEMAFLREVELISIAVHKNILRLIGFCTTPTERLLVYPFMENLSVASRLRDIELNEQTLDWPTRMRIALGAARGLEYLHEHCNPKIIHRDVKAANVLLDGKFEAVIGDFGLAKMMDIGRNTVTTGVRGTMGHIAPEYFKTGRPSVKTDIFGYGVMLLEIVTGERAIFPHFMEGDGEVMLIDQVKLMMQEGRLEEIIDHNIDCAYDSQELVKIIQVALLCTHINPGQRPAMSEVVHMLEGNIVSKDRWEEWQRAELTRREQYENKQHHKLFSFSEESLNIHEAIELSGGR, encoded by the exons ATGAAGTTAGTAGCTTTCGGATTAGTTTTATTGGGGTGCCTCCAATCTTTGGCAGCTCCTGACCGCCAAG TCATAGCACTGCATGAAATAAGGATGATGCTCACCGACAGCCGCGGTGTTTTGAAAGACTGGAATGATAATCAAGTTAGTCCCTGCTACCTTGCTAATGTTAGATGTGATCAACACGGCGACGTTATTGGAAT AACTTTGAGCTCGTCAGGATTAAGTGGAGTCTTGTCACCCAGCATTGCAACGATAAAAACTTTACAGCAGCT GTTATTGGACGGTAACAGCATAACAGGAGGAATTCCACAAGAGTTAGGGAACCTATCAAATTTAATGACTCTGAAACTTGGAAGAAATAAATTAAATGGCTCGATACCTGAATCTGTTGGCCTTCTTTCAGAACTCCAAAATCT GGATCTAAGCCACAATTTGTTGATTGGCAACATTCCGAGCTCCTTGTCAAATCTTCCATCGTTGAACAATAT CAATCTTGCATATAACAGTCTTAGCGGCGAAATACCAGAACAGCTACTTCAGGTGTCCCAATATAA CTATACAGGCAATCATTTGAATTGTGACCAGCACTTAACTTCATGTGCGGGAGGCACTAATAAGACAG CAACAGGTGGATCAAGGAACTCCACACTCAAGGTGATTATTGGAAGCATTGGTGGAGCAGTCACACTGATTGTGTTTGTAGTTCTATTTCTGCTATGGTGGCAAAGAATGCGCCACCATCCTGAAATCTACATTGATGTTGCAG GTCAGCATGACCACAGCCTAGAGTTTGGGCAGATAAAGCGTTTCTCGTGGCGAGAACTCCAGATTGCAACCAATAATTTCAGTGAGCTAAGTGTTCTTGGCAAGGGCGGTTTCGGTAAAGTGTACATAGGAGTGCTTCCAGGTCCAGACAGTAAGAAAGTTGCAGTCAAACGACTGTTTGAAGTGGAAAGCCCCGAAGGTGAAATGGCTTTCCTCAGAGAAGTGGAATTGATAAGCATTGCTGTGCATAAGAACATATTAAGATTAATAGGGTTCTGCACAACGCCGACCGAGCGGCTCTTGGTATACCCTTTCATGGAGAACCTGAGTGTTGCTTCCCGTTTAAGAG ATATAGAACTTAATGAACAAACATTAGATTGGCCAACAAGAATGAGAATCGCACTTGGTGCTGCCCGTGGTTTGGAATATCTTCATGAGCACTGCAATCCCAAAATCATCCACCGTGATGTCAAGGCCGCCAATGTCCTACTTGACGGGAAGTTTGAAGCAGTCATAGGAGACTTTGGGCTGGCGAAGATGATGGACATAGGGAGAAACACAGTGACAACAGGGGTCCGCGGGACAATGGGCCACATAGCTCCTGAGTACTTTAAGACGGGAAGGCCATCAGTGAAGACAGACATATTTGGATATGGTGTCATGTTATTAGAGATTGTGACAGGTGAGCGTGCAATTTTCCCCCACTTCATGGAAGGGGATGGCGAGGTCATGCTCATTGATCAA GTGAAATTGATGATGCAAGAAGGGcgattggaagaaatcatagaccaCAATATAGACTGTGCATATGACTCTCAAGAGCTAGTAAAAATTATCCAAGTAGCACTCCTCTGCACCCACATTAACCCTGGTCAACGCCCTGCTATGTCGGAAGTTGTGCATATGCTGGAAGGAAATATTGTGTCGAAAGATCGGTGGGAGGAGTGGCAGCGAGCTGAGCTTACCCGCCGGGAGCAGTATGAGAATAAGCAGCACCACAAATTATTCAGCTTCAGTGAGGAATCACTTAACATCCATGAAGCCATTGAGCTATCTGGTGGCAGATGA
- the LOC127295286 gene encoding LRR receptor kinase SERK2 isoform X2 gives MKLVAFGLVLLGCLQSLAAPDRQVIALHEIRMMLTDSRGVLKDWNDNQVSPCYLANVRCDQHGDVIGITLSSSGLSGVLSPSIATIKTLQQLLLDGNSITGGIPQELGNLSNLMTLKLGRNKLNGSIPESVGLLSELQNLDLSHNLLIGNIPSSLSNLPSLNNINLAYNSLSGEIPEQLLQVSQYNFSSYTGNHLNCDQHLTSCAGGTNKTGGSRNSTLKVIIGSIGGAVTLIVFVVLFLLWWQRMRHHPEIYIDVAGQHDHSLEFGQIKRFSWRELQIATNNFSELSVLGKGGFGKVYIGVLPGPDSKKVAVKRLFEVESPEGEMAFLREVELISIAVHKNILRLIGFCTTPTERLLVYPFMENLSVASRLRDIELNEQTLDWPTRMRIALGAARGLEYLHEHCNPKIIHRDVKAANVLLDGKFEAVIGDFGLAKMMDIGRNTVTTGVRGTMGHIAPEYFKTGRPSVKTDIFGYGVMLLEIVTGERAIFPHFMEGDGEVMLIDQVKLMMQEGRLEEIIDHNIDCAYDSQELVKIIQVALLCTHINPGQRPAMSEVVHMLEGNIVSKDRWEEWQRAELTRREQYENKQHHKLFSFSEESLNIHEAIELSGGR, from the exons ATGAAGTTAGTAGCTTTCGGATTAGTTTTATTGGGGTGCCTCCAATCTTTGGCAGCTCCTGACCGCCAAG TCATAGCACTGCATGAAATAAGGATGATGCTCACCGACAGCCGCGGTGTTTTGAAAGACTGGAATGATAATCAAGTTAGTCCCTGCTACCTTGCTAATGTTAGATGTGATCAACACGGCGACGTTATTGGAAT AACTTTGAGCTCGTCAGGATTAAGTGGAGTCTTGTCACCCAGCATTGCAACGATAAAAACTTTACAGCAGCT GTTATTGGACGGTAACAGCATAACAGGAGGAATTCCACAAGAGTTAGGGAACCTATCAAATTTAATGACTCTGAAACTTGGAAGAAATAAATTAAATGGCTCGATACCTGAATCTGTTGGCCTTCTTTCAGAACTCCAAAATCT GGATCTAAGCCACAATTTGTTGATTGGCAACATTCCGAGCTCCTTGTCAAATCTTCCATCGTTGAACAATAT CAATCTTGCATATAACAGTCTTAGCGGCGAAATACCAGAACAGCTACTTCAGGTGTCCCAATATAA TTTTTCCAGCTATACAGGCAATCATTTGAATTGTGACCAGCACTTAACTTCATGTGCGGGAGGCACTAATAAGACAG GTGGATCAAGGAACTCCACACTCAAGGTGATTATTGGAAGCATTGGTGGAGCAGTCACACTGATTGTGTTTGTAGTTCTATTTCTGCTATGGTGGCAAAGAATGCGCCACCATCCTGAAATCTACATTGATGTTGCAG GTCAGCATGACCACAGCCTAGAGTTTGGGCAGATAAAGCGTTTCTCGTGGCGAGAACTCCAGATTGCAACCAATAATTTCAGTGAGCTAAGTGTTCTTGGCAAGGGCGGTTTCGGTAAAGTGTACATAGGAGTGCTTCCAGGTCCAGACAGTAAGAAAGTTGCAGTCAAACGACTGTTTGAAGTGGAAAGCCCCGAAGGTGAAATGGCTTTCCTCAGAGAAGTGGAATTGATAAGCATTGCTGTGCATAAGAACATATTAAGATTAATAGGGTTCTGCACAACGCCGACCGAGCGGCTCTTGGTATACCCTTTCATGGAGAACCTGAGTGTTGCTTCCCGTTTAAGAG ATATAGAACTTAATGAACAAACATTAGATTGGCCAACAAGAATGAGAATCGCACTTGGTGCTGCCCGTGGTTTGGAATATCTTCATGAGCACTGCAATCCCAAAATCATCCACCGTGATGTCAAGGCCGCCAATGTCCTACTTGACGGGAAGTTTGAAGCAGTCATAGGAGACTTTGGGCTGGCGAAGATGATGGACATAGGGAGAAACACAGTGACAACAGGGGTCCGCGGGACAATGGGCCACATAGCTCCTGAGTACTTTAAGACGGGAAGGCCATCAGTGAAGACAGACATATTTGGATATGGTGTCATGTTATTAGAGATTGTGACAGGTGAGCGTGCAATTTTCCCCCACTTCATGGAAGGGGATGGCGAGGTCATGCTCATTGATCAA GTGAAATTGATGATGCAAGAAGGGcgattggaagaaatcatagaccaCAATATAGACTGTGCATATGACTCTCAAGAGCTAGTAAAAATTATCCAAGTAGCACTCCTCTGCACCCACATTAACCCTGGTCAACGCCCTGCTATGTCGGAAGTTGTGCATATGCTGGAAGGAAATATTGTGTCGAAAGATCGGTGGGAGGAGTGGCAGCGAGCTGAGCTTACCCGCCGGGAGCAGTATGAGAATAAGCAGCACCACAAATTATTCAGCTTCAGTGAGGAATCACTTAACATCCATGAAGCCATTGAGCTATCTGGTGGCAGATGA
- the LOC127295284 gene encoding uncharacterized protein, whose protein sequence is MQILSRHRHGRLPKFSSFSTTTTSNAPPPPPVPTSDATSRISSLGDHDPGALAPDDAIVALSSVADSDGSAAALALFRRLASRSDVRQLMRLYVTAATTFVARGSLPMAHEAMRRMVAAFAEAGRLPEAADMVFEMRSHGLPFCVETANWILRAGIDTGNFVYARKVFDGMVTRGGVCPDARSFRALVLGCCREGQVEDLDALLTAMWEQGFCLDNATCTVLVRTFCKKGRFRDVSEFFRRMLEMGTPPNVVNYTAWIDGLCKRGHVKQAFHVLEEMVRKGLKPNVYTHTSLIDGLCKIGWTERAFRLFLKLIKSSSYKPNVHTYTVMIRGYCKEGKLARAEMLLGRMVEQELAPNTNTYTTLISGHCKGGSFDRAFELMNKMTSEGFLPNIYTYNAVIDGLCKKGKIQEAYKVLRRATSQGLELDKVTYTILITQHCKQGHITYALDLFNRMVENGCHPDIETYTTLIATYCQQRQMEESQKLFDKCLATELVPTTQTYTSMIAGYCKVGKSTSALRVFERMVQNGCLADSITYGALISGLCKESRLEEARSLYEGMLDKCLVPCEVTPVTLAFEYCRREKTSVAVSILDRLDKRRQTHTISVLVRKLSAAGNVDDASLFLKRALDQDWAVDHVTYTGFINSCYTNNRYALASEVSDKISKRITSFQENNAVV, encoded by the coding sequence ATGCAGATTCTCTCTCGCCATCGCCATGGCCGTCTCCCCAAGTTCTCgtccttctccaccaccaccacatccAACGCCCCGCCTCCACCTCCCGTTCCTACCTCCGATGCCACCTCCCGCATCTCCTCGCTCGGCGACCACGACCCGGGCGCGCTCGCGCCCGACGATGCCATCGTGGCGCTCTCCTCCGTCGCCGATTCCGATGGCTCCGCGGCGGCACTCGCGCTCTTCCGCCGCCTGGCGTCCCGCTCAGACGTGCGCCAACTCATGCGCCTCTACGTCACCGCCGCGACCACCTTCGTCGCGAGGGGCAGCCTCCCCATGGCGCACGAGGCCATGCGCCGGATGGTCGCCGCCTTCGCCGAGGCAGGTCGGCTCCCGGAGGCCGCGGACATGGTCTTCGAGATGCGCAGCCACGGTCTGCCGTTCTGCGTCGAAACAGCCAACTGGATCCTTAGAGCTGGGATTGACACCGGGAACTTCGTCTATGCGCGCAAGGTGTTCGATGGAATGGTGACGCGTGGCGGGGTGTGCCCCGACGCTCGCAGCTTCCGGGCGCTGGTCTTGGGGTGCTGCAGGGAAGGACAGGTGGAAGACCTGGACGCCTTGCTGACAGCAATGTGGGAGCAGGGGTTCTGCCTGGACAACGCGACATGCACGGTGCTCGTGCGGACCTTCTGCAAGAAGGGACGGTTTAGGGATGTGTCCGAGTTCTTCAGGAGGATGCTGGAGATGGGAACGCCGCCCAATGTGGTCAATTACACCGCGTGGATTGATGGTCTGTGTAAAAGAGGACACGTCAAGCAGGCGTTCCATGTACTGGAGGAGATGGTCAGAAAAGGGTTGAAGCCGAACGTGTACACACACACATCGTTGATTGACGGGCTCTGTAAGATTGGGTGGACGGAGAGGGCATTCCGGCTTTTCTTGAAGCTCATCAAGAGTAGTTCATACAAGCCGAATGTGCATACATACACTGTGATGATTAGAGGGTACTGTAAAGAGGGCAAGCTTGCTCGAGCAGAGATGCTGCTGGGAAGGATGGTTGAGCAGGAGTTGGCGCCAAACACAAACACATACACTACGCTTATTAGTGGGCACTGCAAAGGAGGCAGCTTTGATCGTGCCTTTGAGCTCATGAATAAGATGACTAGTGAAGGTTTCCTGCCCAACATTTACACATACAATGCTGTCATTGATGGCCTCTGCAAGAAAGGTAAAATTCAAGAGGCCTACAAGGTGCTCCGGAGGGCCACTAGTCAAGGGCTTGAGCTTGATAAGGTGACATATACTATACTGATAACTCAACACTGCAAACAAGGTCACATAACATATGCTCTAGATTTGTTCAACAGGATGGTGGAAAATGGTTGCCATCCTGATATAGAAACATACACCACCCTTATAGCTACATATTGTCAGCAGAGACAAATGGAAGAAAGCCAAAAGCTGTTTGACAAGTGTCTTGCGACAGAATTAGTGCCAACCACACAAACTTATACCTCAATGATTGCAGGCTATTGTAAAGTTGGCAAATCAACATCGGCTTTGAGGGTCTTTGAGAGAATGGTTCAAAATGGATGCCTCGCTGACTCTATAACTTATGGTGCTCTAATAAGTGGGCTCTGCAAGGAATCGAGGCTAGAGGAAGCACGGTCATTATACGAGGGCATGCTTGATAAATGTTTGGTGCCATGTGAAGTAACTCCTGTCACTTTAGCCTTTGAATATTGCAGGAGGGAGAAGACAAGTGTTGCTGTATCGATATTGGATAGATTGGATAAACGGCGACAGACTCACACAATAAGCGTGCTAGTTAGAAAGCTCAGTGCTGCAGGAAATGTGGATGATGCAAGTCTTTTCCTGAAACGTGCTTTGGACCAGGATTGGGCTGTTGACCATGTGACTTATACTGGCTTCATTAATTCATGCTACACCAACAATAGATACGCCCTAGCTTCTGAAGTATCTGATAAGATCTCGAAAAGAATCACCAGCTTTCAAGAAAACAATGCTGTAGTCTAG